In Streptomyces longhuiensis, the following proteins share a genomic window:
- a CDS encoding acetyl-CoA C-acetyltransferase, with translation MPEAVIVSTARSPIGRAFKGSLKDLRPDDLTATIVQAALAKVPELDPRDIDDLMLGCGLPGGEQGNNLGRIVAVQMGMDHLPGCTVTRYCSSSLQTSRMALHAIKAGEGDVFISAGVEMVSRFVKGNSDSLPDTHNPLFADAEARTAAVAESEGASWHDPREDGLVPDAYIAMGQTAENLARTKGVTREDMDAFGVRSQNLAEQAIKNGFWEREITPVTTPDGTVVSQDDGPRAGVTLEGVSGLKPVFRPDGLVTAANCCPLNDGAAALVIMSDTKARELGLTPLARIVSTGVSGLSPEIMGLGPVEASKQALKRAGLGIGDIDLVEINEAFAAQVIPSARDLGIDEDKLNINGGAIAVGHPFGMTGARITGTLINSLQFHDKQFGLETMCVGGGQGMAMVIERLS, from the coding sequence ATGCCCGAAGCCGTGATCGTCTCGACCGCCCGCTCTCCCATCGGCCGCGCCTTCAAGGGGTCCCTGAAGGACCTGCGCCCGGACGACCTGACCGCCACGATCGTCCAGGCCGCGCTGGCCAAGGTCCCTGAGCTCGACCCGCGGGACATCGACGACCTGATGCTCGGCTGCGGTCTGCCCGGCGGCGAGCAGGGCAACAACCTGGGCCGCATCGTGGCCGTGCAGATGGGCATGGACCACCTGCCCGGATGTACGGTCACCCGCTACTGCTCGTCGTCGCTGCAGACCAGCCGCATGGCGCTGCACGCCATCAAGGCCGGCGAGGGTGACGTCTTCATCTCGGCCGGTGTCGAGATGGTGTCGCGCTTCGTGAAGGGCAACTCGGACTCGCTGCCGGACACGCACAACCCGCTGTTCGCCGACGCGGAGGCCCGTACGGCCGCCGTCGCCGAGTCCGAGGGCGCCTCCTGGCACGACCCGCGCGAGGACGGCCTCGTCCCGGACGCGTACATCGCGATGGGCCAGACCGCCGAGAACCTGGCGCGGACGAAGGGCGTCACGCGCGAGGACATGGACGCGTTCGGCGTGCGTTCGCAGAACCTGGCCGAGCAGGCCATCAAGAACGGCTTCTGGGAGCGGGAGATCACCCCGGTCACCACCCCCGACGGCACGGTCGTCTCGCAGGACGACGGCCCGCGCGCGGGTGTCACCCTGGAGGGCGTCTCGGGCCTGAAGCCGGTCTTCCGCCCCGACGGTCTGGTCACGGCCGCGAACTGCTGCCCGCTCAACGACGGCGCCGCGGCCCTCGTGATCATGTCCGACACGAAGGCCCGCGAGCTCGGTCTGACGCCGCTCGCCCGCATCGTCTCCACCGGCGTCTCGGGCCTGTCCCCCGAGATCATGGGCCTCGGCCCGGTCGAGGCGTCGAAGCAGGCGCTGAAGCGCGCCGGGCTCGGCATCGGCGACATCGACCTGGTCGAGATCAACGAGGCGTTCGCCGCGCAGGTCATCCCCTCCGCGCGTGACCTCGGCATCGACGAGGACAAGCTGAACATCAACGGTGGCGCGATCGCCGTGGGTCACCCCTTCGGCATGACGGGCGCCCGCATCACCGGCACCCTGATCAACAGCCTCCAGTTCCACGACAAGCAGTTCGGTCTGGAGACCATGTGTGTCGGCGGTGGCCAGGGCATGGCGATGGTCATCGAGCGCCTCAGCTGA
- a CDS encoding MFS transporter translates to MSPDTSHGTAIPSPPRTFRAVAPVIALCWLVVFFDGMDVNIYGAVMPHLLDDKGFGFTPSTAGTIGSWTTFGMLIGALGCGTLTDWLGRKPMVTGSVVLFSVGSAVCALAPSAAVFGGGRFLAGLGLGGLMPIGLAIVAEFAPPRRAALATGLMMTSYHAGGMAATGLGLALGPDHGWRVVFWTGVIPAVVAVPLVLKWLPESPAVLFAKGRTADASAVAARYGLPEPTRAEAPAAGAKGRFAAVASLFSPGTRAATPLLWVASFAGLLLVYGVSTWLPELMRASGYSLSSSVTFLMVINAGGIVGMLVAGRAADRFGAVRVSALWFVLTACGAFLLRAHLPLGVAYALVFVTGVWLFSAQVMVYAAAPSVYTPGQRATGLGWITGVGRTGAVVGPWLGGAVVAGGNAGLGFTTFAAAAVLGAVAISLVPLVRRNTGHAPDVAGNRMGKILPEH, encoded by the coding sequence ATGTCCCCCGACACCTCCCACGGCACCGCCATACCCTCCCCGCCCCGCACCTTCAGGGCCGTCGCCCCCGTCATCGCCCTGTGCTGGCTCGTCGTCTTCTTCGACGGCATGGACGTCAACATCTACGGCGCCGTCATGCCGCACCTCCTCGACGACAAGGGCTTCGGCTTCACCCCCTCCACCGCCGGCACGATCGGCTCCTGGACCACGTTCGGCATGCTGATCGGCGCACTCGGCTGCGGCACACTCACCGACTGGCTCGGCCGCAAGCCCATGGTCACGGGCTCCGTCGTGCTCTTCTCCGTCGGCTCCGCCGTGTGCGCGCTCGCCCCGAGCGCCGCCGTCTTCGGCGGGGGCCGCTTCCTCGCCGGGCTCGGCCTCGGCGGCCTGATGCCGATCGGCCTCGCGATCGTCGCCGAGTTCGCCCCGCCCCGCAGGGCCGCCCTCGCCACCGGCCTGATGATGACCTCGTACCACGCGGGCGGCATGGCCGCGACGGGTCTCGGCCTCGCGCTCGGCCCCGACCACGGCTGGCGCGTCGTCTTCTGGACCGGTGTCATCCCGGCCGTCGTCGCCGTCCCCCTCGTCCTGAAGTGGCTGCCCGAATCCCCGGCCGTCCTCTTCGCCAAGGGCCGCACCGCCGACGCGAGCGCCGTCGCCGCCCGCTACGGGCTGCCCGAGCCGACCCGCGCCGAGGCCCCCGCCGCCGGCGCCAAGGGCCGCTTCGCCGCCGTAGCCTCGCTCTTCTCACCCGGCACCCGCGCCGCGACCCCACTCCTGTGGGTCGCCTCCTTCGCCGGCCTGCTCCTCGTCTACGGCGTCTCCACCTGGCTGCCCGAGCTGATGCGCGCCTCCGGCTACTCGCTCTCCTCGTCCGTCACCTTCCTCATGGTGATCAACGCGGGCGGCATCGTCGGCATGCTCGTCGCGGGCCGCGCCGCAGACCGGTTCGGCGCGGTCAGGGTGTCCGCCCTCTGGTTCGTCCTGACCGCCTGCGGCGCCTTCCTGCTCCGCGCCCACCTGCCGCTCGGCGTCGCGTACGCCCTGGTCTTCGTCACCGGCGTCTGGCTGTTCTCCGCCCAGGTCATGGTCTACGCGGCCGCCCCGTCCGTGTACACGCCCGGCCAGCGCGCCACCGGCCTCGGCTGGATCACCGGTGTGGGCCGCACCGGAGCCGTCGTCGGCCCCTGGCTGGGCGGCGCGGTCGTCGCCGGAGGCAACGCGGGTCTCGGCTTCACCACCTTCGCCGCGGCCGCGGTCCTCGGCGCCGTCGCCATCTCCCTCGTGCCCCTCGTTCGGCGGAACACCGGGCATGCCCCGGACGTTGCGGGTAACAGGATGGGAAAGATCCTCCCTGAGCACTAG
- a CDS encoding 4-hydroxybenzoate 3-monooxygenase, translating to MRTTVGIIGAGPAGLLLARLLHNAGIDSVVLESRDRAYVEQRQRAGILEQGTVDVLREAGAAERMDREGIPHDGIELRFDRRRHRVDFPALTGGRSVMVYAQTEVCKDLIALQLAEGGPLLFEAEALAVEGAETESPSVRFRHEGREDVLDCDYVVACDGSWGVGRKAVPADVSQVFERTYPFGWLGILADVAPSHDELVYARHDRGFALLSMRSPSVTRAYLQVPEGTNADDWSDEEIWDELDHRLETADGWKLERGPITSKSVTPMRSYVHEPMRHGRLFLAGDAAHIVPPTGAKGLNLAVGDVVTFARALTHCHRTGSTQRLDAYSETCLRRVWQAERFSYAMTTMLHRIPDATPFDDRIQRARLDRITASRAAETDLAEGYTGFPLD from the coding sequence ATGCGCACCACCGTCGGCATCATCGGAGCGGGCCCCGCCGGACTGCTCCTCGCCCGGCTTCTGCACAACGCCGGAATCGACTCCGTCGTCCTGGAGAGCCGCGACCGCGCGTACGTCGAACAGCGCCAGCGCGCCGGGATCCTGGAGCAGGGCACCGTCGACGTACTGCGCGAGGCGGGCGCGGCGGAGCGCATGGACCGCGAGGGCATCCCGCACGACGGCATCGAGCTGCGCTTCGACAGGCGCCGCCACCGCGTCGACTTCCCCGCCCTGACCGGCGGCAGGTCGGTCATGGTCTATGCCCAGACCGAGGTGTGCAAGGACCTCATCGCCCTGCAGCTCGCCGAGGGAGGCCCGCTGCTCTTCGAGGCGGAGGCGCTGGCCGTCGAGGGTGCCGAGACCGAGAGCCCGAGCGTCCGCTTCCGCCACGAGGGCCGCGAGGACGTCCTCGACTGCGACTACGTCGTCGCCTGCGACGGCTCGTGGGGCGTGGGCCGCAAGGCCGTACCCGCCGACGTCTCCCAGGTCTTCGAGCGCACGTACCCCTTCGGCTGGCTCGGCATCCTCGCCGATGTCGCCCCGTCCCACGACGAGTTGGTCTACGCCCGCCACGACCGCGGCTTCGCCCTCCTGTCCATGCGCTCCCCGTCCGTGACCCGCGCCTACCTCCAGGTCCCCGAGGGCACGAACGCCGACGACTGGAGCGACGAGGAGATCTGGGACGAGCTCGACCACCGCCTGGAGACCGCCGACGGCTGGAAGCTGGAGCGCGGCCCCATCACCTCCAAGTCCGTGACCCCGATGAGGAGTTACGTCCACGAGCCGATGCGCCACGGACGGCTCTTCCTCGCCGGGGACGCCGCCCACATCGTCCCGCCGACCGGCGCCAAGGGCCTCAACCTCGCCGTCGGCGACGTCGTCACCTTCGCCCGCGCCCTGACCCACTGCCACAGGACCGGCTCCACACAGCGCCTCGACGCCTATTCGGAGACCTGCCTGCGCCGGGTCTGGCAGGCCGAGCGGTTCTCGTACGCGATGACGACGATGCTGCACCGCATCCCCGACGCGACCCCCTTCGACGACCGCATCCAGCGCGCGCGCCTCGACCGGATCACGGCCTCGCGCGCCGCCGAGACCGACCTCGCCGAGGGCTACACGGGCTTCCCCCTCGACTGA
- a CDS encoding DUF4287 domain-containing protein: protein MSQVFSQETHQNLLARIPHCTGREISDWLRTVEEGPCFLRFEDKVSWLRGEHDLAYGHAKAIIHEYDLRRAARRLG, encoded by the coding sequence ATGTCCCAAGTGTTCTCGCAGGAGACCCACCAGAATCTGTTGGCTCGCATCCCCCACTGCACCGGTCGTGAGATCTCCGACTGGCTGCGCACCGTCGAGGAAGGCCCCTGCTTCCTCCGCTTCGAAGACAAGGTCAGCTGGCTGCGCGGGGAGCACGACCTCGCTTACGGCCATGCCAAGGCGATCATCCACGAGTACGACCTGCGGCGGGCCGCCCGTCGCCTGGGCTGA
- a CDS encoding SGNH/GDSL hydrolase family protein, with amino-acid sequence MSRARVARRIAAGAAYGGGGIGLVGAAAVGLVIAEVQLAKRQVGNHGRGVQVPSANGLYGRVFAERPATEVAETEPLRFAMLGDSTAAGQGVHRARQTPGALLASGLSAVAERPVELRNVALPGARSDDLDRQVAVILSDPDWVPDVCVVMIGANDVTHRMPATRSVRHLSAAVRRLRTAGAEVVVGTCPDLGTIELVNQPLRYLARRASRQLAAAQTIGTVEQGGRTVSLGDLLGPEFLANPRELFGPDNYHPSAEGYATAAMAVLPTLCASLGLWPEEERPDVSRREGFLPVARAAAQAAEEGGTEVTAAMPTGPRGPWALLKRRRRRRVATQDPTPLNI; translated from the coding sequence ATGTCGAGGGCGAGGGTGGCACGGCGGATCGCCGCGGGCGCGGCGTACGGCGGCGGCGGTATCGGTCTGGTCGGTGCCGCCGCGGTCGGTCTGGTGATCGCGGAGGTCCAGCTGGCGAAGCGGCAGGTGGGCAACCACGGCAGAGGGGTGCAGGTCCCGTCCGCGAACGGTCTGTACGGGAGGGTGTTCGCCGAGCGTCCGGCCACCGAGGTGGCGGAGACGGAGCCGCTGCGGTTCGCGATGCTGGGTGACTCGACGGCGGCGGGGCAGGGCGTGCACCGGGCCCGGCAGACCCCGGGCGCGCTGCTCGCCTCGGGTCTCTCGGCGGTGGCCGAGCGTCCCGTGGAGCTGCGCAACGTGGCGCTGCCGGGCGCCAGGTCGGACGACCTGGACCGTCAGGTCGCGGTGATCCTCTCGGATCCGGACTGGGTGCCGGACGTGTGCGTCGTGATGATCGGCGCGAACGACGTGACGCACCGGATGCCGGCGACCCGGTCGGTGCGTCATCTGTCGGCGGCGGTGCGCAGGCTGCGTACGGCGGGTGCGGAGGTGGTGGTGGGGACGTGCCCGGATCTGGGCACGATCGAGCTGGTGAACCAGCCCCTGCGCTATCTGGCCCGGCGGGCCTCGCGGCAGCTGGCGGCGGCGCAGACGATCGGCACGGTGGAGCAGGGCGGGCGCACGGTGTCGCTGGGCGATCTGCTCGGCCCGGAGTTCCTGGCCAATCCGCGGGAGCTGTTCGGTCCCGACAACTACCACCCGTCGGCCGAGGGCTATGCGACGGCGGCGATGGCGGTGCTGCCGACGCTGTGCGCGTCGCTGGGCCTGTGGCCGGAGGAGGAGCGTCCGGACGTGTCGCGGCGTGAGGGCTTCCTGCCGGTGGCCAGGGCGGCGGCCCAGGCGGCGGAAGAGGGCGGCACAGAGGTGACGGCGGCGATGCCGACGGGTCCGAGGGGGCCCTGGGCTCTGCTGAAGCGTCGCAGGCGCCGGCGGGTGGCGACGCAGGACCCGACGCCGCTGAACATCTAG
- a CDS encoding Bax inhibitor-1/YccA family protein, whose amino-acid sequence MRSSNPVFSRRGFSRDNGYAGFNAQPQAGGPAVGTQGNPYAGNNPYAQNPYAQQDLQYGAPPQAPATTGRMTMDDVVMRTATTLGVLVLTAALAWALLPVDTANINKSYGIAIGAGLVAMVLGFVQSFKRKASPPLILAYAALEGVFLGVLSSIVDNYIASGAAMQAVLGTMAVFVAVLVAYKAGWIRVNRRFYGFVMAAAMGFILLMAVNLLFAVFGGGDGLGFRSGGLGIVFGIIGVLLGACFLALDFKQVEDGIAYGAPREEAWLAAFGLTMTLVWIYLEFLRLIAILQGND is encoded by the coding sequence ATGAGGAGCAGTAACCCGGTCTTCTCGCGACGGGGGTTCAGCCGCGACAACGGCTACGCGGGCTTCAACGCGCAGCCGCAGGCCGGGGGACCCGCAGTCGGCACACAGGGCAACCCCTACGCCGGCAACAACCCGTACGCGCAGAACCCCTACGCCCAGCAGGACCTGCAGTACGGCGCTCCGCCGCAGGCCCCCGCCACCACCGGCCGCATGACGATGGACGACGTCGTCATGCGCACCGCCACCACCCTCGGCGTCCTCGTCCTGACGGCCGCGCTCGCCTGGGCGCTGCTGCCGGTCGACACGGCGAACATCAACAAGTCGTACGGCATCGCGATCGGCGCGGGCCTCGTCGCGATGGTCCTGGGCTTCGTCCAGTCGTTCAAGCGCAAGGCGTCGCCGCCGCTCATCCTGGCGTACGCGGCGCTCGAGGGCGTCTTCCTCGGCGTCCTGTCGAGCATCGTCGACAACTACATCGCGAGCGGTGCGGCCATGCAGGCCGTGCTCGGCACGATGGCGGTCTTCGTGGCCGTCCTCGTCGCGTACAAGGCCGGCTGGATCCGCGTCAACCGCCGCTTCTACGGCTTCGTGATGGCCGCGGCCATGGGCTTCATCCTGCTCATGGCGGTGAACCTGCTGTTCGCCGTCTTCGGCGGCGGTGACGGCCTCGGCTTCCGCAGCGGTGGCCTCGGCATCGTCTTCGGCATCATCGGCGTGCTGCTCGGCGCGTGCTTCCTGGCCCTCGACTTCAAGCAGGTCGAGGACGGCATCGCGTACGGCGCCCCGCGCGAGGAGGCCTGGCTCGCCGCCTTCGGCCTCACGATGACGCTCGTGTGGATCTACCTCGAGTTCCTGCGCCTCATCGCGATCCTGCAGGGCAACGACTGA
- a CDS encoding ABC transporter ATP-binding protein, with amino-acid sequence MTTTPIAGKATAVAARATDLSKVYGQGETQVVALDRVSVDFRQAEFTAIMGPSGSGKSTLMHCVAGLDTFSSGSVRIGDTELGSLKDKQLTKLRRDKIGFIFQAFNLLPTLTALENITLPMDIAGRKADKQWLENVIAMVGLSDRLGHRPSELSGGQQQRVAVARALASRPEIIFGDEPTGNLDSRSGAEVLGFLRNSVRELGQTVVMVTHDPVAAAYADRVIFLADGRVVDEVYAPTADSVLDRMKQFDAKGRTS; translated from the coding sequence GTGACCACCACCCCCATCGCCGGCAAGGCCACCGCAGTGGCCGCGCGCGCCACGGATCTGTCCAAGGTCTACGGACAGGGCGAGACCCAGGTGGTCGCGCTCGACCGGGTCTCCGTCGACTTCCGGCAGGCCGAGTTCACCGCGATCATGGGCCCGTCCGGGTCCGGCAAGTCGACCCTGATGCACTGCGTCGCCGGCCTCGACACCTTCTCGTCGGGCTCCGTGCGCATCGGCGACACCGAGCTCGGGTCCCTCAAGGACAAGCAGCTCACCAAGCTCCGCCGGGACAAGATCGGCTTCATCTTCCAGGCGTTCAACCTGCTGCCCACCCTGACGGCCCTGGAGAACATCACGCTCCCCATGGACATCGCGGGCCGCAAGGCGGACAAGCAGTGGCTGGAGAACGTGATCGCGATGGTGGGCCTGTCCGACCGGCTCGGCCACCGGCCCTCGGAGCTCTCCGGCGGCCAGCAGCAGCGCGTGGCCGTCGCCCGCGCCCTCGCCTCCCGGCCCGAGATCATCTTCGGTGACGAGCCGACCGGAAACCTGGACTCGCGCTCCGGCGCCGAGGTCCTCGGCTTCCTGCGCAACTCCGTGCGCGAGCTGGGCCAGACCGTCGTCATGGTCACCCACGACCCGGTCGCCGCCGCCTACGCGGACCGCGTGATCTTCCTCGCCGACGGCCGCGTCGTCGACGAGGTGTACGCCCCCACCGCCGACTCGGTCCTGGACCGCATGAAGCAGTTCGACGCCAAGGGCCGCACCAGCTGA
- a CDS encoding ABC transporter permease, translating to MFRTALRNVFAHKTRLLMTVLAVMLGVAFVSGTLVFTNTISDAFQKSSAKGFDQVDVAVTPKTAESKGDRVAKDPKLTQATLDRATKTPGAASAIGVVSGFAAVADKNGKLVGNGFSTQGANYWGDHDPRYPLKSGRAPSGKGEVALDSQTAKRAGYKVGDTVRMSIDGPVLTPTVTGIFTTEDGNVAAGGSLALFDTATAQQLLHKQGSYDEIDVKAAAGTGQAALRSALDKALPKGQAETTTGKQLADDQAQQISSSMSSMKSSLLVFAGIALFVGVFIIANTFTMLVAQRTKELALMRAVGASRRQVTRSVLAEAFVVGAVAAVTGLAAGIGIGAGMRSLMGATDAQIPDGPLVVSPGTVVTSLVVGVVITMLAAWLPGRRAAKIPPVAAMSSVHATATTRSLVVRNTIGALFAAAGIAASLYATTMSDGTSAQAPLGLGAGLLVIGVFILTPLLSRPLIAAAGPVLRVFGISGKLARQNAVRNPRRTAATASALMIGLTLITGMTVIAGSAQQAIDKMASSALKADYVVSMANMNSLSPEVAGKLAEVDGVTATSGLSNSPSRIDGQTEFLTGVNGATIASLTDLKVDSGTFRIGGRDVVVDDKTAKDHGWRTGSTFTTNFEDGKKQQLTVAGVYEGNDMMRGIMLDSAVLTPHVTDPSDMQVMVKTDGGTSAAAKDRIEKALGDNPAILVQDKQDISNAISKMFTLMLNMLYGLLAMAVVVAVLGVINTLAMSVFERSQEIGMLRAIGLDRKGIKRMVRLESLVISLFGGVLGVGLGVFFGWAAGKLMATSLTTYELVLPWGRIGIFLALAALVGILAALWPARRAARLNMLAAIKSE from the coding sequence ATGTTCCGTACCGCCTTGCGCAATGTGTTCGCGCACAAGACCAGGCTGCTGATGACCGTGCTCGCCGTCATGCTCGGCGTCGCCTTCGTCTCCGGCACCCTGGTCTTCACCAACACCATCTCCGACGCCTTCCAGAAGAGCTCCGCCAAGGGCTTCGACCAGGTCGACGTCGCCGTCACGCCCAAGACCGCCGAGTCGAAGGGCGACCGGGTCGCCAAGGACCCGAAGCTCACGCAGGCCACCCTCGACCGGGCGACGAAGACGCCCGGCGCCGCCTCCGCCATCGGCGTCGTCAGCGGCTTCGCGGCCGTCGCCGACAAGAACGGCAAGCTCGTCGGCAACGGCTTCTCCACCCAGGGCGCCAACTACTGGGGCGACCACGACCCGCGCTACCCGCTCAAGAGCGGCAGGGCGCCCAGCGGCAAGGGCGAGGTCGCGCTCGACTCGCAGACCGCGAAGCGCGCGGGCTACAAGGTCGGCGACACCGTACGGATGTCCATCGACGGACCCGTCCTGACGCCCACCGTCACCGGCATCTTCACCACCGAGGACGGCAACGTCGCGGCCGGCGGCAGCCTCGCCCTGTTCGACACGGCGACCGCGCAGCAGCTCCTGCACAAGCAGGGCTCGTACGACGAGATCGACGTCAAGGCCGCGGCCGGCACCGGCCAAGCCGCCCTGCGGAGCGCGCTCGACAAGGCCCTGCCGAAGGGGCAGGCCGAGACCACGACCGGCAAGCAGCTCGCCGACGACCAGGCCCAGCAGATCTCGTCCAGCATGAGCTCGATGAAGTCGAGCCTGCTGGTGTTCGCCGGTATCGCGCTCTTCGTCGGCGTCTTCATCATCGCCAACACGTTCACGATGCTCGTCGCCCAGCGCACCAAGGAGCTCGCGCTCATGCGGGCCGTCGGAGCCTCGCGCAGGCAGGTCACGCGCTCCGTCCTCGCGGAGGCGTTCGTGGTCGGCGCGGTCGCGGCCGTCACGGGTCTGGCGGCGGGCATCGGCATCGGCGCCGGGATGCGCTCCCTGATGGGCGCGACCGACGCGCAGATCCCCGACGGGCCGCTCGTGGTCTCGCCCGGCACGGTCGTCACGTCCCTCGTCGTCGGCGTCGTCATCACGATGCTGGCCGCGTGGCTGCCCGGCCGCCGCGCCGCCAAGATCCCGCCGGTCGCGGCGATGAGCAGCGTGCACGCCACGGCGACCACCCGCTCCCTCGTCGTACGGAACACGATCGGCGCGCTGTTCGCGGCGGCCGGCATCGCCGCCTCCCTGTACGCGACGACGATGAGCGACGGCACCTCGGCGCAGGCCCCCCTGGGTCTCGGCGCGGGCCTCCTCGTGATCGGCGTCTTCATCCTCACCCCGCTGCTGTCCCGCCCGCTGATCGCGGCCGCGGGACCGGTCCTGCGCGTCTTCGGGATCTCCGGCAAGCTGGCCCGCCAGAACGCCGTCCGCAACCCCCGCCGCACCGCCGCGACCGCCTCCGCCCTGATGATCGGCCTCACGCTGATCACCGGCATGACGGTCATCGCGGGCAGCGCCCAGCAGGCCATCGACAAGATGGCGTCGTCCGCCCTCAAGGCCGACTACGTCGTCTCCATGGCGAACATGAACTCCCTGTCCCCCGAGGTCGCCGGCAAGCTCGCCGAGGTCGACGGCGTCACCGCCACCAGCGGCCTGAGCAACTCGCCCTCGCGCATCGACGGACAGACCGAGTTCCTGACCGGCGTCAACGGCGCGACCATCGCCTCGCTGACCGATCTCAAGGTCGACAGCGGCACCTTCCGGATCGGCGGCCGTGACGTCGTCGTGGACGACAAGACCGCGAAGGACCACGGCTGGCGCACCGGCTCGACGTTCACCACGAACTTCGAGGACGGCAAGAAGCAGCAGCTCACCGTCGCCGGGGTCTACGAGGGCAACGACATGATGCGCGGCATCATGCTGGACTCCGCCGTCCTGACCCCGCACGTCACGGACCCGTCCGACATGCAGGTCATGGTGAAGACCGACGGCGGCACGTCCGCCGCCGCCAAGGACCGCATCGAGAAGGCGCTCGGCGACAACCCGGCGATCCTCGTCCAGGACAAGCAGGACATCTCCAACGCGATCTCGAAGATGTTCACGCTCATGCTGAACATGCTCTACGGCCTGCTCGCCATGGCGGTCGTCGTCGCCGTCCTCGGCGTCATCAACACCTTGGCCATGTCGGTGTTCGAGCGCTCGCAGGAGATCGGCATGCTGCGCGCGATCGGCCTCGACCGCAAGGGCATCAAGCGCATGGTGCGCCTGGAGTCCCTGGTGATCTCGCTGTTCGGCGGTGTGCTCGGCGTCGGCCTCGGCGTGTTCTTCGGCTGGGCGGCCGGCAAGCTGATGGCGACGTCCCTGACGACGTACGAGCTGGTCCTGCCCTGGGGCCGGATCGGGATCTTCCTCGCGCTGGCCGCCCTCGTGGGCATCCTGGCGGCCCTGTGGCCGGCCCGCCGCGCGGCCCGGCTGAACATGCTCGCGGCCATCAAGTCGGAGTAG
- a CDS encoding cystathionine beta-synthase, with product MQFHDSMISLVGNTPLVRLNSVTEGIQATVLAKVEYFNPGGSVKDRIALRMIEAAEESGALEPGGTIVEPTSGNTGVGLAIVAQQKGYKCIFVCPDKVSTDKINVLRAYGAEVVVCPTAVDPEHPDSYYNVSDRLVRETPGAWKPDQYSNPNNPLSHYHSTGPELWEQTEGEITHFVAGVGTGGTISGTGRYLKDVSEGRVQVVGADPEGSVYSGGSGRPYLVEGVGEDFWPTAYDRTVADEIVAVSDKDSFQMTRRLAKEEGLLVGGSCGMAVVAALRVAERLGPDDVVVVLLPDSGRGYLSKIFNDEWMADYGFLADTGTSARVGDVLQDKEGGALPSLVHMHPEETVGDAIEVLREYGVSQMPIVKPGAGHPDVMAAEVIGSVVERELLDALFTQRASLGDPLEKHMSSPLPQVGSGEPVEDLMSVLGSADAAIVLVEGKPKGVVSRQDLLSFLAKSGGK from the coding sequence GTGCAATTCCACGACTCGATGATCAGCCTCGTCGGCAACACCCCGCTCGTCAGGCTCAACAGCGTGACCGAAGGCATTCAGGCAACCGTCCTGGCCAAGGTCGAGTACTTCAACCCCGGCGGTTCGGTGAAGGACCGCATCGCCCTGCGCATGATCGAGGCGGCGGAGGAGAGCGGCGCCCTCGAGCCCGGCGGCACGATCGTGGAGCCGACCAGCGGCAACACGGGTGTCGGCCTGGCCATCGTGGCGCAGCAGAAGGGGTACAAGTGCATCTTCGTGTGCCCCGACAAGGTCTCCACGGACAAGATCAATGTGCTGCGGGCGTACGGCGCGGAGGTCGTCGTCTGCCCGACGGCCGTGGACCCGGAGCACCCGGACTCGTACTACAACGTCTCCGACCGGCTGGTGCGGGAGACGCCCGGCGCCTGGAAGCCGGACCAGTACTCCAACCCCAACAACCCCCTCTCGCACTATCACTCCACCGGCCCCGAGCTGTGGGAGCAGACGGAGGGCGAGATCACGCACTTCGTGGCGGGCGTCGGCACGGGCGGCACGATCTCCGGGACCGGCCGCTATCTGAAGGACGTGAGCGAGGGCCGCGTACAGGTCGTCGGCGCCGACCCGGAGGGCTCGGTGTACTCCGGCGGCTCCGGGCGCCCGTACCTCGTGGAGGGCGTGGGCGAGGACTTCTGGCCGACGGCGTACGACCGCACGGTCGCGGACGAGATCGTCGCGGTCTCCGACAAGGACTCCTTCCAGATGACCCGCCGCCTCGCCAAGGAGGAGGGCCTCCTCGTGGGCGGCTCCTGCGGCATGGCGGTCGTGGCGGCCCTCCGCGTGGCCGAGCGCCTCGGCCCGGACGACGTGGTGGTGGTCCTCCTCCCGGACAGCGGCCGCGGCTACCTCAGCAAGATCTTCAACGACGAGTGGATGGCCGACTACGGCTTCCTCGCCGACACGGGCACGAGCGCGCGCGTGGGCGACGTGCTCCAGGACAAGGAGGGCGGCGCGCTGCCGTCGCTCGTCCACATGCACCCGGAGGAGACCGTCGGCGACGCCATCGAGGTGCTGCGCGAGTACGGCGTCTCGCAGATGCCCATCGTGAAGCCGGGAGCCGGACACCCGGACGTGATGGCGGCCGAGGTCATCGGCTCCGTCGTCGAGCGGGAGCTGCTCGACGCCCTGTTCACGCAGCGCGCCTCGCTCGGCGACCCGCTGGAGAAGCACATGTCGTCCCCGCTGCCGCAGGTCGGCTCGGGTGAGCCGGTGGAGGACCTGATGTCCGTGCTCGGCTCCGCGGACGCCGCGATCGTCCTGGTGGAGGGCAAGCCCAAGGGCGTGGTGAGCCGTCAGGACCTGTTGTCCTTCCTCGCGAAGAGCGGCGGGAAGTAG